Within the Catalinimonas niigatensis genome, the region CAGTAAATGGGATAACCTGGATAAGCTTCCCTTTTTTGTCACTGCCACCTGTGAGTTTGGACGTCATGATGATCCTAATAGAATTTCAGGGGCTGAGGAATTATTGCTTAATCCCAAAGGAGGGGCAATTGGACTAGTCACCACGGCAAGGCCGGTTTTTTCCAATACGAATTATCTCCTCAATCTGGCTTTTTACGAGCATATCTTTGAACGGGTGGATGGAGAGTACCAGCGCATCGGAGATGTTTTTATGAAAACCAAAAACGAGGCGCTCAATGGACGGGACAACCGTAACTTTTCTCTGTTAGCAGACCCATCCATGCGACTTGCTTATCCTCACTATCAAATTGATATAGATAGTGTACTTTCATTAAGTGATAGAAAAAAAACGGATACCCTGAAAGCCCTCTCTGAAATTCGCTTTTACGGAGAAATCAGAGATCAGAAAAATGGTCAACGTGTACAACAATTTGACGGAGAATTGACCTTAGTCTTACATGACAAGCCATTTACCATGAATACCCGGGGCAATGAAGGAACGGTGATGCAATTTAAAGAAACCAACAACGTTATCCACAGAGGCCGCGCTAGTGTGAAAAACGGGCGGTTTATCATTGATTTTGTGGTTCCTAAAAACATAACATATAGCGCCGGTATAGGAAGAGTTAGTATGTATGCCCAACCAAAAAATGGTAAGGGTACAGATGCCTTTGGTGGGGCTGACAACTTAGTGGTTGGTGGCAGCGATACCAATGCCCCTATAGATCAATCAGGACCTGAGATATCCCTTTATCTTGATGACAGTAGTTTTGTGAGTGGTGATGTCACCGGCAGTACACCTGTTTTACTGGCACGATTGTGGGACGAACAAGGAATCAATTTAAGCAGGCAGCAAACCGGGCAGGAAATCATGGCGAGCTTACAGAAAATAGATGGAAATACACCCAGAGAGATAAGCCTAAATGAATTTTTTGTGACAGATATTGATCTATACCAATCCGGTACACTTCGCTATCCTTTGGGTTATTTGGAAGATGGAAAATATGTATTATCATTGCAGGCATGGGATACACACAACAACAGAAGTTCATCCTCAATTGAATTTTTTGTTTCTGACTCAGATGCACTTACAATTCAAAGTTTTTATAATTACCCAAATCCGTTTCATCAGTCAACTTTATTTATTTTAGACCATAATCGTTCTGGAGAGGATCTTTCGGTGAGTATGCAGATTTTTGATAGAGAAGGAAAACAAATTCTGGACATAGAAAAGCAGTATTTGAATAGCGAAAGCCGTCTTAATTTACTGGACTGGAAGCTTGAAGGGCAAAGCTATCATGTTCTCACTCCAGGTATCTATGTGGTCAATATCAGGGTGAAATCCTTGGTAGATATGCAGGAAGCTGAGGAAAACTTGAAAATTATTCTAACTAATTAATTATATTTAACGGTAGTAACACCAACTATTCATGTTAAAGTTATTCAAAACCACTTTACTTACCACAATTAGTTTTCTGGCTAGTGTACAGGCTTTTTCCCAAGCTAGTGTTATTTTGGGGCAAGATGGAAATCGTGTGATCACTACCGGAGTACCATTCCTTTCCATAACACCCGATGCCCGAGCTGCAGCCATGGGTGATGCCGGGGCAGCTACCTCACCGGATGCTAACTCGACTTTCTGGAATGCTGCCAAACTTCCCTTTTTAGAAACAGAGCTTGGAGTATCAGGTTCTTATACCCCTTGGCTGTCCAAAGTAGTAAGTGATATGTCTCTTTCTTATTTATCCGGCTACAAAAAGATTAATGAGGATCAGGTACTGGCTCTTTCTATGAGTTATTTTGACCTGGGGGATATACAACTTACCAATGACCGGGGAGATTACTTAAATCTAGTAAGCCCTCGTGAATTTACATTAGCAGGAACTTTTGCCATGAGGCTTGGCGAAAATATTAGTGCAGGTTTGACAGGAAGATTCATCCATTCCAACCTTTTTGCAGGCACCACTTCAGGAAGTGGGGCAGGAAACGGAAAACCTGGCATTAGTGCTGCAGCGGATATCAGTGTGTTTTACAGCAAAGAAGCGATAGTAGGTGGAAAAAAGAACAACATTGCCTTCGGCGGGGTGATTTCCAATATTGGCCCCAAAATTACCTATCTGGATGAGAATGAAGCGGACTTTTTACCTACCAATCTCCGTTTGGGAACTGCCTTCACCACCAATCTGGACCCATTCAACAAACTGACTTTTGCTTTTGACATCAACAAACTTTTGGTTCCTACGCCTCCTATCTATGCGCGTGATGACAATGGCGTGATTATACGTGAAGATCCCAATGATCCGAATAGTGATCCTGTAATTGCACGTGGAAAAGATCCTGACCGTGGTCTGTTGGCAGGTATGTTTGGTTCTTTTGGCGATGCACCTGATGGATTTAATGAAGAGATAGAAGAGCTCATGCTTTCTTTTGGTGTAGAATATTGGTACAATGATCTATTTGCCGTACGGACTGGCTACTATTACGAAAATCAAGATAAAGGCGACCGCCGTTATTTTACCGCAGGATTGGGACTACGCTATCAGGTATTCGGCGTTGACTTCGCGTATCTTCTACCTCAGGGAACAAAACCTGGACGTACACATCCTTTACAGGAAACATTAAGGGTTACTCTACAATTTAACTTAGACAGAGGAACACAGGAATCTGTGACAGAAGAAGGAAAATAAATACTCAGAATGGCAGGACATAGTAAATGGGCTAACATCAAGCGAAGAAAAGGGGCGCAGGATGCCAGGCGCGCTAAGGTCTTTACCAAACTCATCAAAGAAATTACTGTATCAGCAAAAGAAGCAGGTCCAGATCCTGATGCCAATCCCCGGCTCAGGCTGGCGATTCAGAACGCCAAGGGCGCTAATATGCCCAAGGATACCATAGAAAGGGCAATCACCAAAGGTTCGGATGCTGACGCCGAAGATTATTCAGATCTTACTTATGAAGGTTATGCTCCCCATGGTGTGGCTGTTTTTGTAGAATGTACTACCGATAATCTTAACCGTACTGTCTCCAGTATACGCTCCATCTTTACCAAAAATGGAGGCAGTTTGAGTAAAAATGGTTCTGTAGAATTTATGTTCGACCGCAAAGGTATATTCAGTTTTCGTCGCCCTGAGCATTTGGAAGATGAAGATGCTTTCATGCTAGAGCTTATTGACGGAGGGGCCGAGGAAGTAGCGTTTGACCATGAAAATAATGATGTGCAGGTCAGTACTGCTATGGAGGATTTTGGCAGCCTGCAAAACAAGCTAGAAGAGTTGCATATTGAAACCGAAACAGCTGAGCTCCAGCGTATTCCTACCACTACTGTCAAAGTAGAAAATGATGACTTTCTTAGCGTCATTAAACTTATAGATGCGCTGGAAGATGATGATGACGTAGCCAAAGTTTATCATAATCTGGAAGCCACCGAAGCACAGATGGAAATGATTTAGCCGGACTCAGCTGGGTTTTCCGGGTTCTACCATAATCACATCTTCCTGACTGACAATAACTTGTCCTGCCAGCAAATTTTTTGACTTTCGCACATACTTTCGGGGCGTTACAATCACCGGACAAAGACTGTCTGATTTTCTCTTGGAATAAAATGCAGCCAAAGCAGCCGCTTTTTCTATTACCGATTTTGGAAAGTTTTTGCCAGCCTGATATTTAATCAACACATGAGAACCGGGGACATCTTTGGCATGCAGCCAGAGGTCTTCTTTCCAGCTGTATTCTCTGAGCAGAGTATCATTGCTTTTTGCATTCTTGCCTATCAGTACCTGAAAGCCCTCAATGGTAAAACTTTTGTAAGGCAGTACTTCCTCTTTCTCTGTAAGGGTTTCCTGTAAATGATTTTCTTTGGTGTACTGACGAATTCTTTTCACATCTTCCAAAGCTTCCAGATTTTCCAAATGTTCATACAATCTCAATAGTTTTTCCTCCTTTTGAGAGATATTTTCTTTTAGCTTGGCAAGCTCAATCTTTTGGTTTTTTGATTTGCGATAGAGCGTTTCAGCATTTTTTTGCGGAGTAAGATGCTGCTTAAGTTTAATTTCAATCGGCTGATTGGTATAGAAATTATTGAACACTACTTTACTACTATTAGGAGGAATTTGATGCATATTGGCCATGATGATATCCGCAATCTGGCTGTATTGTGTTCCATTCTCCAGTTCCTCCAGCTTTTCATGGTTTTTTTGTATATAATTTTCAGTTTGAGAGATTTGCTTGTCCAGTTTTTTCAATAAACCACCTTTCTCCTGCATCAGGTGTATATCCCTGACATATTTGAGAAAGAAATGATTGATCGCTGCAATAGGGTCCTGAAAATTTTCATCAATTTCACCGATCTCCAGCAACGAAAGATGTAAATTACCTCTGATAAAAGTGGTGTAGATGGCCTGGGGAGATTCCAGTTCCTGAAGCATCTGTTCCAGCATGCTCCACTTTTCTTCCAAAGAAAGTAAAGTGTATCCTTTCTTTTCCAGAAAAATGGCTGGAACCGGTCCAAATGTTGGATAGAGCTTATTAGGATTTCCTTTTTTCGCCACAAAATGCTCAAAAGAATGCTCAATTTCTAACGGCAAATGATGGATATTCAGATGCTCATCTTTGCTGAGCTGGTGTTTGAAAATATCCAGTACCTCATTATCCTTCAGCAGTATGATGTTGGAGCGATTGCCATGCATTTTGAAAAGAAGCTGGAAATGTTCTGTTGTATCTTCTCTTTCTAAAGTTATAGAAAAGCTCCTGTCATTGGGAGTCTGGATAACCTCCCTAACTTTACAGCCGAGCACCTGACCAAAGAGGTCCACACTGTTTTTTTTGCTCCGCTGAAAATCTTCAGGAAAGTGAAGACAGGAGAACTGACTTCCTAATAGCGCTTTGATATAAAATTCCTCATGCGGGGCATCGGAGTTGCTAAACCCAAGGATGAGTTCTTCTTTATGTTGGCTAAAGCAAGTAAGCAATACCCGGGATTGTAGCTGTTCCTGAAGTTTTTTGCTCAATAGCCGAAAAAAATAATAATTATTGTGCACGATTATTTAGTCTTTGCGTCAGATATTCTTTCATTTCATTCATGGCGAGTGCTTCTCTGCCACTGAGATCAAACCATTGGATCTCGCTATCTTTTCTGAACCAGGTAGCCTGCCTTTTGGCAAAACGACGGGTATTTCTTTTGATCAGACGAATAGCTTCACGTTCATCATAAGCACCTTCCAGGTAGGGAAAAACCTCCTGATAGCCCACGGTCTGCAAGGCATTTGCTTTACGATGAGGGTAGAGCGCTTTCACTTCATCAAATAAACCTTGCCCGATCATTTGATCTACCCTGGTGTTGATTCTTTGGTAAAGCTCTTCACGATTACGGCTCAAACCAATTTTCAGGATCTGAAAAGGCCGGTCTTCCTGCTTTGGCTTCTTATTTCTAAAAGAAGAGTAAGGCTTTCCGGTAGCATGATATACTTCTAATGCCCGCAAAATTCTTCTATGGTTATAAAGGTCCACCTGCTCAAAATAATGCAAATCTACTTTCTTTAACTTATCTATTAGGCTTTGCAGACCTTCATTTTCTAATTTCAATTGTAATTGATTCCTGATATCTTCAGGAATATCCGGCATTTCATCAATCCCCTCGCATAAGGTTTTTACATATAAACCAGAACCACCGGTAGCTAGGGCTACTGCTTTTTGTTGAAATATTTTATACAAAGATTGTAATGCGTCCTGCTCAAATTGTTTTACATCATAACTATCCAGTACAGAAAGAAAATCTACCAAATGATGAGTGACTAGGGCTTGTTCAGCAGAAGATGGTTTTGCAGTGCCTATATTCATTTCTTTATAAAACTGACGCGAATCAGTAGAAATGATTTCTGTGCCAAGCCAAAGTGCAAGCTCAATTGCTATATTCGTCTTTCCGATCGCTGTAGGTCCTACTAAAAGTATAAGAGTTGGGGTATTTTTTTGCATTCATTGGTGCTTTTATGGCAAGTCTTTGATAAATGAGACGTTAATAAATAAATTAGCCTTTATTTTTTGAGTATGAATGACAATTCTAATCAAGAGGAGCGAGAGTATAAAAAAATATCAGATTTTTTGCTGGTGAACGGACATCTTCCTTTACTCTTGATAATTATAAAGTACAATCGTGAAGGTTGGAAAATTGTTGATGAGAAAGCGAATCATTTATTCGATGCATACCTGAATATAGCTCCTGAGGGGAGATCAGTACTGCTTCATTGTCTGCACGATGACTCTAAAGAAGCGCTACAAAAAGCATTTCAGGATATTTCAGAAAATCAGCAGCCTGAGTTAGCCCTTGAACTTAAAATTCATGTTGAAAATACTATTCTGAAAACAGGAGCAAAACTAATGTTCCTTTCTCAGCAGAAAAGCCAGACGGGAGATCAGATGAGTTTGGGATTGATTTTGTTGGATAACAAGCGTAATACTTTTCTACAGAAGTCAACGGTTTCTTTTGATCAACTGCAAGCATCTCTTATGCATGCAAATCTGCTTGCGGTAAGTGTAGATCCTGCCGGAATGATTACTTATGCCAATCTGGCCATGCAGGAAACCCTGGAAGAAAGTGATGCAGAACTCAGGGGGAATAATTTATTTGATGAATTTATTCCGCTCAGGGAGAAGAAACTGAGCATGCAACAGTTTCTGGAGATGGCTGCGCATAATGACATACACGTCAACCTCAAAAGAAATATACAGACCAAAAGTGGAAAGCTGGTTAAGCTCAACCTTACCAGTATTATTTACCATGAAGCTCATGATGCGTTTTCCGGCCTTACCATTCTTGCTGAAAATATTTCAGAACAGAAGGAAGTAAAGCGCAAGCTACAGGAAAAAAACAAGCAGTTAGCTGAGCTTTTTAACACTGCTTTTGACTTTATTCAAATATTTAATGAATCGGGTGAAATTCTGTTTGTAAACAAGGCCTGGCGTGATAAAATGGGCTATACTGATGAAGAAGTAGTCAAGCTTAACTTCAGGGATTTGATTCATCCTCATTATTTACAAAATACATCGGACTATCTGGTTAAACTTAAAAATGAAGAAGTTGGAGGTAAATTCCAGACTATTTTTATCAACAAGGCCGGGCAAAAGATCTTTGTTTCAGGTAGCATCACTGTCAAAAGAAGTAATGAAAACAAAGTAGAGTACAGAGGGATTTTTCATGATATCAGCGAACAGGTAAAGGCTGAGCGAGCGCAAAATCTGTACAACAGCATCGCCAATCTAACCATACATAGTCCGGACCTGGATACTCTTTATTTCAATATCCACCGTGAGTTGAAGAGAGTACTTCAGGCTGATAATTTCTACATAGCTTTGGTAGGAGAAGATAATAAGGTTAGCTTTCCCTATCATGTAACAGGCTACAAGCAAAGTATCAGCATTGAGGAAAACCTTCAGCACCAGATTGATCTGGTCAATTATGTACTGGCTAACAACAGGCCCACATTTTTGTATGAGGAAGATCTGAATGAATTAATTACTTCTGATGTAATTAAGCCATTTTCAGTAGTTCCACAGGTTTGGCTGGGTGTCCCCCTAAAGATCAAGAATAGAACGATAGGATTGCTTTCTCTGCAACATTATATGACTGGGGAGGGGCTAACGCCCAGGGATTTAGAGCTGCTGGACTTTGTATCGGGTCAGGTAGCTCTGGCAGTAGAGAGAAAATTGAATGAAGAAAAGCTTAATGAGCAGACCAGCAGGTTGCATGCCATATTTCAAAGCAGTTCTCATATGATCTGGTCTATAGATCGTTCTATGCGCCTGACTACCTTTAATAAGAATTTTGAGAAGTTTGCAAAGCTTCGTTATGGTGCAAATCCCTTAGTAGGTGAAGTTTTTAATCAGGCTTCTCAGGAAGCTACTCAGAAATACCTTGAAATCTGGCAGAAACGCTATGAAATGGCTTTAGAGGGGATACCTTCAGAGTATGAATTACATTTAGGAACGCAGGAGCATAATCAAAAATGGTTTCAAATATTTATCAATCCGATCTATCGTGAGGATGGAACCATCAGAGAAGTTTCGGGCATAGCCCATGATGTATCCATCAAAAAAGAATCAGAACTTTCGGTCATTGAAAGTGAGGAAAAATTCAGAAATATCTTTGAGTCATTTCAGGACATCTATTTTAGATGTCGTCTGGATGGTACCATCACTTTAATCAGCCCCTCTGTCAATGAACTTACAGATTACGAAACATACGAGGTGGTAGGAAGAAATATTACCAACTACTATCTCTACGATAGCCGTACCAAAAACCTGATACGGCAGTTGGTGAAGTATAAGAAAGTAAGAAACTTTGAAGCTTCCGTCATCAAATCTGACGGAGATCTCTTGCAATGTATCTGCAACGTGCGACTGATCTACAATTACTCAAAACGACCGGTAGAAATAGAAGGAGTGGCCCGGGATATTACCCAGCTCAAAAAGGCAAGTCAGGATTTGCAAAGGGCCAAAGAAGTAGCAGAGCGCTCGCTACAGGTAAAAGAGGGCTTTCTTGCCAATATGAGCCACGAGATCAGGACGCCTATGAATGGGATCATTAGTATGATTGATTTGCTGGCTGATACTCCTTTGGATGACGAACAGGATGATTATGTGCAGACCATCAAGAAGTCTTCAGAAGTACTTTTAAATATCTTAAATGACATCCTGGATTTGTCTAAGATTGAAGCTGGCAAAATGAAGCTGAACAAGAGTATTGTTTCTCTGGACTCTGTATTGGGCAAAGTACATGCACTCTTCTTACAACAGGCACGCCTCAAGGATATAAGGATCGGCTATACACTGGAAAAAGGACTGCCAGAATATGTAAAAATAGATGAAACCAGGGTTTTACAAATTTTGTCTAATCTTACGTCTAATGCTATCAAATTTACCGATAGGGAAGGAAAAGTAAATATTCATGTTTCAAAGCTTCAAGACGAAGCAGATGGGCTAACTGGCAATGAGTTCATTTTAAAAATAACAGTACAGGATACGGGAATAGGAATCCCAAAAAAAGCCCAGCAGGAATTGTTTCAGAATTTTAGTCAGATAGACAGTTCAGTTACAAAAAAATATAAAGGTACAGGTTTAGGCCTTGCCATTTCCAAACAATTAGCTTCTTTAATGGAGGGAAATATAGGCGTTGAGTCAGTCGATGGAAAGGGAAGTAGCTTTTGGTTTACCATCAAAACAGTGGGGGAAGGAGCTCCTGAAGAAGTGCCACAAACGAATGAGGCATCCCTTCAGTTTTTGGAAGAAATGCGTCCTAAAGTGTTATTGGTGGATGATAATCTGGTAAACAGGAAAGTGTCCGGTAAGATCATGGAGAAAGCCCATTGTAAAGTTATTTTGGCTGAAAGTGGAAAGCAGGCCATTGAACTGGTAAAGCAACATTCTTTTGATGTAATCTTCATGGATATACAGATGCCAGAGATGGATGGAATGGCTGCTACCAAAGCCATACGTGCTCTCGGATTGGAGACAGTACCTCCTGTCATTGCGATGACTGCCTATTCTATGCAAGGAGATAAAGAAAAATTTATCAATGCTGGCTTAGATGATTATATCTCTAAACCTATACGTCCTAAAATTCTGGTAGAAAAGCTGGTAGAGACGTTGCAAACAGCTTCTCATGAAAGTCATGCTGGTCTATCCACAGAATACCAGGAGCATTTAGAACAGAAAATTATAAATTATGATGTACTTAAGGATTTAGAAAAATACGGGGGAAAAGAAATTATCATAGATGCACTGGATGATTTTGAAAAGGAGGCTGAATCTCTTATTAATTCTTGTACAGAATCATTTAAAAAAGAAAATTATGATGATATTTTAAGTAAATTGCACACATTGAAAGGCAATGCCAGCACCCTTGGAATAGATCGTTTAGCAAAGCTAGTAAGCCGGATAGAGGCGGATCTTAAACTTGACAAAACATCTTCTCTACCTCATGATATGGCAAGTCTGCAATCATATTTTTCAGAATTTCAACGCGAATTCAAAAGCTTTTTAAATTTGTATACAAATGGCTAATTTCAAAAAAGTACTAGTAGCTGAAGACAGCTCAGTAATTCAAAATTTAACCAAAAAAGTCCTCCAGTTTCAGAATTATGACATTGATTCTGTTAAAAACGGAGAAGAAGTACTGAAAGCTATTGAGACTAACGAGTATGATATCATCCTGATGGATA harbors:
- the porV gene encoding type IX secretion system outer membrane channel protein PorV; the encoded protein is MLKLFKTTLLTTISFLASVQAFSQASVILGQDGNRVITTGVPFLSITPDARAAAMGDAGAATSPDANSTFWNAAKLPFLETELGVSGSYTPWLSKVVSDMSLSYLSGYKKINEDQVLALSMSYFDLGDIQLTNDRGDYLNLVSPREFTLAGTFAMRLGENISAGLTGRFIHSNLFAGTTSGSGAGNGKPGISAAADISVFYSKEAIVGGKKNNIAFGGVISNIGPKITYLDENEADFLPTNLRLGTAFTTNLDPFNKLTFAFDINKLLVPTPPIYARDDNGVIIREDPNDPNSDPVIARGKDPDRGLLAGMFGSFGDAPDGFNEEIEELMLSFGVEYWYNDLFAVRTGYYYENQDKGDRRYFTAGLGLRYQVFGVDFAYLLPQGTKPGRTHPLQETLRVTLQFNLDRGTQESVTEEGK
- a CDS encoding YebC/PmpR family DNA-binding transcriptional regulator; the encoded protein is MAGHSKWANIKRRKGAQDARRAKVFTKLIKEITVSAKEAGPDPDANPRLRLAIQNAKGANMPKDTIERAITKGSDADAEDYSDLTYEGYAPHGVAVFVECTTDNLNRTVSSIRSIFTKNGGSLSKNGSVEFMFDRKGIFSFRRPEHLEDEDAFMLELIDGGAEEVAFDHENNDVQVSTAMEDFGSLQNKLEELHIETETAELQRIPTTTVKVENDDFLSVIKLIDALEDDDDVAKVYHNLEATEAQMEMI
- a CDS encoding NFACT RNA binding domain-containing protein: MHNNYYFFRLLSKKLQEQLQSRVLLTCFSQHKEELILGFSNSDAPHEEFYIKALLGSQFSCLHFPEDFQRSKKNSVDLFGQVLGCKVREVIQTPNDRSFSITLEREDTTEHFQLLFKMHGNRSNIILLKDNEVLDIFKHQLSKDEHLNIHHLPLEIEHSFEHFVAKKGNPNKLYPTFGPVPAIFLEKKGYTLLSLEEKWSMLEQMLQELESPQAIYTTFIRGNLHLSLLEIGEIDENFQDPIAAINHFFLKYVRDIHLMQEKGGLLKKLDKQISQTENYIQKNHEKLEELENGTQYSQIADIIMANMHQIPPNSSKVVFNNFYTNQPIEIKLKQHLTPQKNAETLYRKSKNQKIELAKLKENISQKEEKLLRLYEHLENLEALEDVKRIRQYTKENHLQETLTEKEEVLPYKSFTIEGFQVLIGKNAKSNDTLLREYSWKEDLWLHAKDVPGSHVLIKYQAGKNFPKSVIEKAAALAAFYSKRKSDSLCPVIVTPRKYVRKSKNLLAGQVIVSQEDVIMVEPGKPS
- the miaA gene encoding tRNA (adenosine(37)-N6)-dimethylallyltransferase MiaA → MQKNTPTLILLVGPTAIGKTNIAIELALWLGTEIISTDSRQFYKEMNIGTAKPSSAEQALVTHHLVDFLSVLDSYDVKQFEQDALQSLYKIFQQKAVALATGGSGLYVKTLCEGIDEMPDIPEDIRNQLQLKLENEGLQSLIDKLKKVDLHYFEQVDLYNHRRILRALEVYHATGKPYSSFRNKKPKQEDRPFQILKIGLSRNREELYQRINTRVDQMIGQGLFDEVKALYPHRKANALQTVGYQEVFPYLEGAYDEREAIRLIKRNTRRFAKRQATWFRKDSEIQWFDLSGREALAMNEMKEYLTQRLNNRAQ
- a CDS encoding PAS domain S-box protein, encoding MNDNSNQEEREYKKISDFLLVNGHLPLLLIIIKYNREGWKIVDEKANHLFDAYLNIAPEGRSVLLHCLHDDSKEALQKAFQDISENQQPELALELKIHVENTILKTGAKLMFLSQQKSQTGDQMSLGLILLDNKRNTFLQKSTVSFDQLQASLMHANLLAVSVDPAGMITYANLAMQETLEESDAELRGNNLFDEFIPLREKKLSMQQFLEMAAHNDIHVNLKRNIQTKSGKLVKLNLTSIIYHEAHDAFSGLTILAENISEQKEVKRKLQEKNKQLAELFNTAFDFIQIFNESGEILFVNKAWRDKMGYTDEEVVKLNFRDLIHPHYLQNTSDYLVKLKNEEVGGKFQTIFINKAGQKIFVSGSITVKRSNENKVEYRGIFHDISEQVKAERAQNLYNSIANLTIHSPDLDTLYFNIHRELKRVLQADNFYIALVGEDNKVSFPYHVTGYKQSISIEENLQHQIDLVNYVLANNRPTFLYEEDLNELITSDVIKPFSVVPQVWLGVPLKIKNRTIGLLSLQHYMTGEGLTPRDLELLDFVSGQVALAVERKLNEEKLNEQTSRLHAIFQSSSHMIWSIDRSMRLTTFNKNFEKFAKLRYGANPLVGEVFNQASQEATQKYLEIWQKRYEMALEGIPSEYELHLGTQEHNQKWFQIFINPIYREDGTIREVSGIAHDVSIKKESELSVIESEEKFRNIFESFQDIYFRCRLDGTITLISPSVNELTDYETYEVVGRNITNYYLYDSRTKNLIRQLVKYKKVRNFEASVIKSDGDLLQCICNVRLIYNYSKRPVEIEGVARDITQLKKASQDLQRAKEVAERSLQVKEGFLANMSHEIRTPMNGIISMIDLLADTPLDDEQDDYVQTIKKSSEVLLNILNDILDLSKIEAGKMKLNKSIVSLDSVLGKVHALFLQQARLKDIRIGYTLEKGLPEYVKIDETRVLQILSNLTSNAIKFTDREGKVNIHVSKLQDEADGLTGNEFILKITVQDTGIGIPKKAQQELFQNFSQIDSSVTKKYKGTGLGLAISKQLASLMEGNIGVESVDGKGSSFWFTIKTVGEGAPEEVPQTNEASLQFLEEMRPKVLLVDDNLVNRKVSGKIMEKAHCKVILAESGKQAIELVKQHSFDVIFMDIQMPEMDGMAATKAIRALGLETVPPVIAMTAYSMQGDKEKFINAGLDDYISKPIRPKILVEKLVETLQTASHESHAGLSTEYQEHLEQKIINYDVLKDLEKYGGKEIIIDALDDFEKEAESLINSCTESFKKENYDDILSKLHTLKGNASTLGIDRLAKLVSRIEADLKLDKTSSLPHDMASLQSYFSEFQREFKSFLNLYTNG